The Wansuia hejianensis genomic interval CGGGGAGTAAGCGGGGATTGGTGTGATGGCAGAGAATCAAATGGTTCAGATGGAAAAATATACGCGGTTTGTGCGCCGCAAGAAGCTGGTCTTTCTGATCGCGGCGGCGGCAACTCTGGTGATTGCCCTCTTTTCCATCGGTGTAGGTTCGATACAGATTCCGGTGAAGGAGATTATCGGGACGATCTTCGGGCGGGGGGAGCTCCAGTCCCAGACAGTTATTATGGGCATACGGCTTCCCAGGGTGACGGCGGCGATCCTGGTCGGGGCGATTTTGGCTACCTCAGGGGCTGTCATGCAGTGTGTGCTCAGGAATCCTCTGGCGTCAGCGTCGACGCTGGGCGTATCACAGGGAGCGGCCTTCGGGGCCGCGCTGGGCATCATCGTGTTCGGCGGGGGCGTAGTGAATTCAGCGTCTGCCGCGTCAGCGGTTACCATTGATAACCCGTATATTGTTACACTCTGTGCTTTCGTGTTCGGGGCACTTTCCACGGTTGTGATCATCGCTATTTCACAGCTTAAGAAGGATATAGGGCCTGCTGGCCTTGTGCTGGCAGGGGTGGCTCTCAGCTCTCTGTTTTCCGGCGGGAGCACGCTTCTTCAGTATTTTGCCGATGAACAGAAGATCGGAGCTGTAGTATTCTGGACGTTTGGAAATCTGGGCGGGGCAAACTGGACGGAGCTGCTGATTCTACTGCTGGTGTTTGTCTGTTCTATGATTTATTTCATGCTGAACAGATGGAATTACAATGCCATGGAAAGCGGAGCAGATACGGCCAAGAGCCTGGGTGTAAATACGCGCGTGGTCATGGTGGTGAGCATGGCCATTTGCTCCCTGGCTGCATCGGTCGCGGTTTCGTTCGTGGGAATTATCAGCTTCGTGGGACTGGTCGCCCCACATATTATGCGCCGGTTTGTGGGGAATGATTTCCGCTATCTGGTGCCCTGTTCCGCGGTGGCGGGAGCGCTGCTGCTGATTCTTGCGGATACCTTTGGAAAATGGATCATTGCGCCTGTCATTCTGCCGATCGGCGCGATCACCTCATTCCTGGGCGCACCCATGTTTTTGTTCCTGTTGTTTAAGGGGGTAAAGACAAATGGTTAATGTGGAAGGCATAACGTTCGCTTATAACCGGACAGGCAAAAATGTACTGGAGCAGATCGGTTTTGATATAGAGGAAGGGCAGTGTATCGCGGTTCTGGGCAACAACGGAGCAGGGAAGAGCACACTTCTGAAGTGCATTGACAGGATCTGCCATGCCCAGGAAGGATCGGTTGCGGTGGATGGCAAGGATGTTTTTTCCATGCACAGCAGTGAAATGGCGCAGAATATCGCATACGTCCCCCAGAACACAGGCGCTATTAATATGACGGTGTATGATGCGGTGCTTCTCGGCCGCAGGCCTTATATCAAGTGGGACGCTGCGAAGGAGGACCGGGAAATCACCAGTAATATCATATGCAAGATGAAGCTGGAGGATTATATACTGCGGAATGTGTCTGAGCTGTCAGGCGGGGAAGCGCAGAAGGTGGCGCTGGCGAGGGCATTGGCCCAGGAGCCCCGGCTGCTTCTGCTGGATGAGCCTACCAGCAACCTGGATCCGCACAATCAACATGAAGTCCTGAGGCTTGTGAGAGGGATTGCGAAGGAACGCAAGATCAGCGTGATAATTATCATACATGATCTGAACCTGGCCATCCGTTACTGTGACCGGTTCCTGTTCCTGGACGGCGCGAAGGTGTATTCCTACGGGGGGATTGAGACGATGACCCCGGAGGCGATAGAGGAAGTGTATAAAATGCATGTACATATTATTGAATATATGGATATTCCGGTGATTGTACCGTTTCCGGATGTAAAGGTCTGAACAGGATCGTGGGGGAAGCCAGGAGGCTGGCCCGGGCAGGAGAAAGGATGAGTGAGATGGAACAGAATGATTGGGAAAAATGTGTGGCCTTTCACGGCCACGAATGCGGTGGGCTGACCATTGGCTATAAAGCGGCCCTCTATGCGATTGAGCTTCTGGAATTGAAGTTTTCGGATGATGAGCAGGTGGTGTGTATTGCTGAAAATGACGCCTGCGGCGTGGATGCCATTCAGGTGATCCTGGGCTGCAGCGTCGGTAAAGGGAATCTTTTATTCCGCATGCGGGGCAAACAGGCTTTTTCCTTCTATAACCGGAAAAGTGGGAAATCTGTCCGCCTGGTGCTGAAAAAGCGGCCGGAGGGGATGAGCAGGGAAGAGTCTTTTCACTATTACCAGTCCCTGGAACCGGCAGAAATGTTTGAGGTAAAAGAAGCGATGGCTGTGGTACCGGAACGAGCATGTATTTTCCGGTCATTGGAATGTGAGGAATGCGGTGAAGCCACCGCTGAGAATATGCTCAGGCTTGAAAATGGCAGAAAGCTGTGCCTGGATTGTTTCCACGCATACAGCCGCTTTGACGTCTGAAAATCAGAAAATAGTCGAAAAACCGGGTTGATATTTGAACGGGTATCCTTTATACTGCGTATTGTTTACTCGGAGGGTGAGCCATTCGTCAAGAAAATGGTGAGCTGGATAAGGTGACAGGCTGAGATGCCTGTACCCTTATCCAGCTTTTTTGTTATATAAGAAAGCTCTGGGGGCTTCTTTTTGTTACGAAAGCTTTCTGGCCGGATGCGCATGACGGGCGGGGGAAAAGCTGGACTTCAGCAGCACATCAGGGCGCCGCCTATTTCGGAGTGAACAGTAATGCGGCAGGTGATTTTAAGGGGAAATTTTAAAATGGCGGAAAGGAGAAAAAATGGACGTATTAAGAGGCAATATCAAAACCGTTTATTTCAGGTATTTAAGCGCCGCTTTCGGAAGCGCGCTGGTCAGCTCGATTTACAGCATTGTGGATATGGCTATGGTGGGGTTAGTATGAAGGTTCCGGAGGCACGGCAGCGCTTGCAGTGGCGGCTCCGGTCTGGAATCTCATCTACAGCCCGGGGCTGCTGACGGGAATCGGCGGTTCGGTATTATTCAGCGCCGCGCGCGGCAGGGGAGATAAAAAGAAGGGGAATGATTATTTTACTTTAGCCTTAATCCTTACTGCCTTTTTGGCGGCAGTCAGCTGGTTTGTCATAGTGTTCTGGGATACACAGCTGCTCGGTTTTTTTGGAGCGGAAGAAACGCTGATGATTTTGGCCAAGAGATATCTGTTTCCCGTGAAATTTGCTGTGCCTTTGTTCGTATTCAATCAGATGCTGTCTGCGTTTCTCAGAAATGATAATCATCCGGGTTTTGCCACGGCGGCAGTCCTGTCCGGAGGTGTTTTTAATATTCGGCGACTATTTCTTTGTATTTAAGATGGATATGGGAATAGAAGGGGCCGGGCTGGCAACGGCTATCGGCGCGCTGATTACTCTGCTGGTCATGACGGCCCATTTTTTCTCCCGGAAGAATTCTCTCAGACTGGTCAGGCCGGGACGAATGGCGGAAAAAAGCCGGCGAGTTCTTGTGACAGGGTTTTCCACCTACTATTTTCAGTCGGTGATGAAACCGGCGGCTTCGCTGAGGATATCGATTCTCAGAGGGCTGGCGGTGAGCGGAATTCTGATCTGGCTGCTGCCTGTAATTGCGGGAGCGGACTCTCTGTGGTTCGCGATGCCGGTTACCGAGCTGGCGGTTGCCATAGCCGTAACAGCTCTGATGCACAAATATGGACGGGAGCGGCGGGTTCGCGGAGAGGTACGCCATTGACAAGTGGCGGGGGCGATGCTACCATAGATTGACAGGACGGATTACATGCCCGCAGGGCACCACGAGCTTCACGCCCGGCATGGCATGCGTTAAAGTGTCTTATGGAATGCAGTAAATGGATAGGGAGGTCATGATGAAGCGTAATACGGAGCAATTAGTGGATGCAATTCTGGAAAGCTATGAACAATATGATACAATTACCCGGCTGGATGAGGATAATATTCTGAATAAGGAAATTTTGATTGAAGTTGTGGAGAAGATCAGACAGCTCCTTTTTCCGGGATTTTTTGATCCTAACAGAGTCCGTACGGAATATGTGAAGTTTCTCGTGGGTGAACGTATGGAATTTATTCAGTACCATTTGAGAAAACAGGTTGCGAAGGCTCTGGGAAACCGGGACCTGTGCGAAGAGTGCAGGCGTTCTGTAATCATGAAGCAGGCGGAAGATCTGGTCTATGAATTTATCTCTAAAATCCCGAAGCTCCGGGAGTACCTGTCTACAGATATAGAGGCGGCCTATAATGGAGATCCGGCGGCATACAGCACAGATGAGATTATTTTCTGTTATCCTGGGGTTTTTGCAGTCACTGTGTACCGGATTGCCCATGAACTCTGGCTTCTGAAGGTTCCGATGATACCGAGAATCATCACAGAATATGCACACAGCGTCACGGGAATTGATATCCATCCTGGTGCAACAATCGGAAAACATTTTTTTATAGATCACGGTACAGGCATTGTAATCGGCGAGACCACGCTGATTGGGGACAATGTAAAGATTTATCAGGGCGTGACACTGGGCGCCCTTTCAACAAGGAAAGGACAGCAGCTTAAGGGTGTGAAACGTCATCCGACCATCGGCGATAATGTAACCATCTATTCGGGAACTACGGTGCTGGGAGGAGATACTGTTATTGGGAACGGGGCGACAATCGGGGGCAATGCATTTATTGTGAGCTCAATAGCAGAAGGGATGAAGGTAAGCGTGAAAAATCCGGAACTGCAGTTCAGCGAGGGAACCTCCGCCAGCGAACTGGTGCAGGATGAATTCTGGGATTGGGTGATATAGAAATTTTGTATATGGTAATTATGAAAAGGGTACTGGGGACGGTACCTTTTTTGTATGGGACTTTAATATAGAAAAAAGAATTACTGAATTTTGTCGGACTGTATTTGACGCATTACAAAATATATGTTATATTTATAACTGTTATAATTATTACAATATAGGGATGGGAGTCCGGAGGGGAGTGAAGATGAGAACGGAGTTATTGGGGTATATCAGCCATTTTAAAAAGTTTTATACTCAGGTTTTTTCGGCATACGCAGACAAGTATGGGCTGTCACAGCTGGAAATTGATGTCTTGCTGTTTTTATATAATAATCCGGAATTTAATACAGTCCGGGATATTTCCGAAATGCGCGGGCTGGCCAAATCGAATGTGTCCAATGCAGTGGAGATTCTGCGCGGGCGGGGATATTTGAACAGCGAACCAGATCCGGAGAGCAGGAAGATCAAGCGGCTGAGTATATCGGATAAAATGCTCGGCAGAGCAGAAGAACTGGCGGCCTGTCAGACAGCCGGGTTTGCGCGGGCGCTCAGGGGGTTCACTGAGGAGGAGCGAGAACTCTGGAATCGATTCGCACGGCGCATTGACCTGAATATACAGGAAGCGCTGCGAGAGAGAGAGGAAGGGAAGGAGAAGCGGAAATGATTTATAAGTTAGTGATCTGTTTTCTGGCGGGCATGGGGGCCGGGCTTGGCACAGGCTTTGCAGGTATGAGCGCGGCTGCGGTGATCAGCCCCATGCTGATCGCATTTTTAGGCATGGAACCTTATATGGCAGTTGGAATTGCTTTGGCAAGCGATGTATTAGCAAGCGCTGTTTCTGCCTATACTTATGGTAAGAATAAAAATCTGGACATTAAGAACGGTCTGGTCATGATGGCGGCTGTACTGGCTTTTACCCTGGTAGGCAGTTACGTATCGAGCCTTGTACCCAGCACGGCCATGGGGGGATTTTCCACATTTATGACGCTGCTTCTGGGAATAAAGTTTATTGTGAGGCCGGTCATGACGACCAAAGCTTCCATGGAAGGCGTCAGTGTCAGGAAAAGGATCATACAGTCCCTGGTCTGCGGCAGTGTGGTTGGTTTCATCTGCGGCTTTGTCGGAGCGGGAGGCGGCATGATGATGCTTCTGCTGCTGACCAGCGTGCTGGGTTATGAATTGAAGACAGCCGTGGGTACCAGCGTCTTTATCATGACATTTACAGCCCTGACAGGTTCAGCCAGCCATTTTGTGATCGGGGGCTTGCCGGAGATCACCACTTTTGTGTTTTGCGTGGCAAGTACGCTGCTTTGGGCCAGAATTGCTGCTAAATTTGCCAATAAGGCAGAGCCCATTGTGCTGAACCGCGTTACCGGTGTAGTCCTGACAGTATTAGGCGTTGCAATTCTGGCGGTAAATTATCTTTAAACGGATATGTGGCTAAAATTCTTATAGCATCTTTATGTGGCTTACTGTATAATAAATACAGAAGTCTCGGCACACGAGTACGGTAGAATATAGGAGAATAACAGGTATGAGCAAATCAAAGAAACTAAAAAGAAGAATTATATTAATTGCGGTTCTCGCAGCGATTGTGTTTCTGTATTATTATATTGAACTTCCTGCAATTAATATCCATTCGGGGGGGTTTTGGGGATTCATGATCCTGATTGCCATCCTGCTGGTGGCCGTACTGCGGGTACTGCCGTTGATAAAGAGATCGCAGGAGGATGGGATTTCCCCTGATTTCCGGGGAGACAAGCCTCTGAGAGTTGGAATTATCATTGTTGGGGCGTTGATTTTGATATTTATTATTGGTTCCATTTTATCTTCCCCCATCGTGAATGCAGGGAAATACCAAAAGCTCCTGACAGTACAGGAGGGGGATTTTGCATCTGATATTGAGGAGGTGGATATCAAGACGATCCCGCTTCTGGACAAGGACAGCGCGACTCTTCTGGGGAACAGGAAGATGGGAAGCATGGCGGATATGGTGTCTCAGTTTGAAGTGGCAGATGATTACAGCCAGATTAATTATCAGGATGCCCCTGTCCGTGTATCGCCCCTGACCTATGCCAGCCCGATCAAATGGCTGACGAATCAGAGCAGCGGAATTCCTGCCTACATGAAGATTGATATGGCGACTCAGGATACAGAGCTGGTAAAGCTGGATAAGCCAATCCGCTACTCGAAGGGTGAACATTTTAACAGGAACATTTACCGCCATCTGCGGTTCAAATATCCAACTTATATTTTTGATAATCTCTTTTTTGAGATAGACGATGAAGGGACTCCCTGGTATATCTGTTCCGTGAAGAAATTTACGATTGGGCTGTTCGGCGGCCAGACCATCGGCCGGGTGGTGCTGTGTAATGCCCAGACCGGCGAATGCCAGGATCTGGCGGTGGAGGACGTGCCGCAGTGGGTGGATAAGGTCTATTCGGCGGAGCTGCTCACTCAGTTCTATGATTATTATGGGACGCTGAAGCACGGCTGGCTGAATTCTGTTCTCGGTCAGAAGGACTGCCTGACGACTACAGACGGATATAATTATCTTGCGATCGATGATGATGTCTGGGTGTATACGGGCGTGACTTCCGTGACGGGTGACCAGAGTATTGTCGGTTTTGTGCTGATGAACCAGCGGACGAAGGAGACGAAATTCTATTCCGTGACCGGCGCCGTGGAAAACAGTGCCATGGGCAGCGCGGAGGGCCAGGTGCAGAACCTGGGTTACCGGGCGACTTTCCCGCTGCTGTTGAATATCAGCGACCAGCCGACATATTTCCTGGCATTGAAAGACGACAGTGGCCTGGTGAAGAAATATGCCCTGGTGAATGTGCAGAAATACCAGATTGTTGCGATCGGCGATACGGTCAGCGAGTGCCAGGAGAATTATGCGAAGCTTCTGGCTACGAATGACATTGGGACAGAGGTCAAGGAAAGCCAGAGCGCGCGAGGCATCATTGAAAAAATGGTTCAGGTGGTAGTGGAAGGCAATACTCACTTCTATATCATGCTGGAAGGAGATGAGAACCTCTATGATGTGAATGTAGCGGAAAATCTGGATGTGCTGAGATTTGACGTGGGAGACCGTATCACGATAGAGTATACAGAAGGTGTGGATAGCTGCATCGTCAGCGAAATAAAATAAATTTATTGCCTGTCGTAGAAACGGAACTTCGCTGACAGGTCAGAGGGGCAGGTGCTCAGTGAATGAGGGGATCATTGATAGAGTGCCTGTCCTTCTGTTTTTGGTGGATAGTAAGTTCCCTGAATTTTTCCGGTCTGTTCCCCTGCCTGCTGGGGCATGTATTTCGGGATGCCTTGTGGGTATAGATTTGCGGGAATTTGTGAGATTGAGCGGGACTTTGATGTTGCTTCTTGTGGAATGATTCGCAGAAAAATGTGGGATTGTGAATGTTTTGGGGAAATATCTATTGCTATTTTAGTGGGGTTGCGTTATAATGAGCCTAACGATGGAATTGTGGAGAAGTATCTGCAAGGAGAATGAAGATGAAGAGATCTAAACGTATTGAAACACTGGATCAACGGCCGGTGAATCTGGACGGATTTATTAATGAATGGCCTGAAATGGGATTTGTTGCGATGAGCAGTCCCTACGATCCCAAGCCATCCGTGAAAGTGCGGGAAGGGAAGATCGTTGAACTGGACGGCAAGAAAAGAGAAGAATTTGATTTTATTGACCAGTTTATTGCAGATTATGCGATTGATATTGAACGAGCGGAAAAATCCATGTCGGTGCCTGCTTTGAACATTGCCAGGATGATTGTGGATATACATGTGTCCCGGAAGGAGATCCTGGAATTAATTTCCGGAATCACACCTGCCAAGATGGTAGAGGTTATGAACCATCTGAATGTGGTGGAGCTGATGATGGGCATGCAGAAAATACGTGCCAGGAAGACGCCGGGCAACCAGGCTCATATCACGAACCTGAAGGATGATCCGGTGCAGATAGCGGCGGATGCGGCAGAAGGCGCACTGCGCGGTTTTGCAGAAGAGGAGACGACCATGGGCGTGGCCCGTTATGCTCCACTGAGTGCCATGGCGCTGCTGATCGGCTCACAGGTAGGGCGTCCCGGCGTGCTGACACAGTGTTCCGCCGAGGAAGCGACAGAGCTGGAG includes:
- a CDS encoding FecCD family ABC transporter permease is translated as MAENQMVQMEKYTRFVRRKKLVFLIAAAATLVIALFSIGVGSIQIPVKEIIGTIFGRGELQSQTVIMGIRLPRVTAAILVGAILATSGAVMQCVLRNPLASASTLGVSQGAAFGAALGIIVFGGGVVNSASAASAVTIDNPYIVTLCAFVFGALSTVVIIAISQLKKDIGPAGLVLAGVALSSLFSGGSTLLQYFADEQKIGAVVFWTFGNLGGANWTELLILLLVFVCSMIYFMLNRWNYNAMESGADTAKSLGVNTRVVMVVSMAICSLAASVAVSFVGIISFVGLVAPHIMRRFVGNDFRYLVPCSAVAGALLLILADTFGKWIIAPVILPIGAITSFLGAPMFLFLLFKGVKTNG
- a CDS encoding ABC transporter ATP-binding protein; protein product: MVNVEGITFAYNRTGKNVLEQIGFDIEEGQCIAVLGNNGAGKSTLLKCIDRICHAQEGSVAVDGKDVFSMHSSEMAQNIAYVPQNTGAINMTVYDAVLLGRRPYIKWDAAKEDREITSNIICKMKLEDYILRNVSELSGGEAQKVALARALAQEPRLLLLDEPTSNLDPHNQHEVLRLVRGIAKERKISVIIIIHDLNLAIRYCDRFLFLDGAKVYSYGGIETMTPEAIEEVYKMHVHIIEYMDIPVIVPFPDVKV
- a CDS encoding FmdE family protein yields the protein MEQNDWEKCVAFHGHECGGLTIGYKAALYAIELLELKFSDDEQVVCIAENDACGVDAIQVILGCSVGKGNLLFRMRGKQAFSFYNRKSGKSVRLVLKKRPEGMSREESFHYYQSLEPAEMFEVKEAMAVVPERACIFRSLECEECGEATAENMLRLENGRKLCLDCFHAYSRFDV
- a CDS encoding MATE family efflux transporter, encoding MAAPVWNLIYSPGLLTGIGGSVLFSAARGRGDKKKGNDYFTLALILTAFLAAVSWFVIVFWDTQLLGFFGAEETLMILAKRYLFPVKFAVPLFVFNQMLSAFLRNDNHPGFATAAVLSGGVFNIRRLFLCI
- the epsC gene encoding serine O-acetyltransferase EpsC; protein product: MMKRNTEQLVDAILESYEQYDTITRLDEDNILNKEILIEVVEKIRQLLFPGFFDPNRVRTEYVKFLVGERMEFIQYHLRKQVAKALGNRDLCEECRRSVIMKQAEDLVYEFISKIPKLREYLSTDIEAAYNGDPAAYSTDEIIFCYPGVFAVTVYRIAHELWLLKVPMIPRIITEYAHSVTGIDIHPGATIGKHFFIDHGTGIVIGETTLIGDNVKIYQGVTLGALSTRKGQQLKGVKRHPTIGDNVTIYSGTTVLGGDTVIGNGATIGGNAFIVSSIAEGMKVSVKNPELQFSEGTSASELVQDEFWDWVI
- a CDS encoding MarR family winged helix-turn-helix transcriptional regulator, yielding MRTELLGYISHFKKFYTQVFSAYADKYGLSQLEIDVLLFLYNNPEFNTVRDISEMRGLAKSNVSNAVEILRGRGYLNSEPDPESRKIKRLSISDKMLGRAEELAACQTAGFARALRGFTEEERELWNRFARRIDLNIQEALREREEGKEKRK
- a CDS encoding sulfite exporter TauE/SafE family protein, yielding MIYKLVICFLAGMGAGLGTGFAGMSAAAVISPMLIAFLGMEPYMAVGIALASDVLASAVSAYTYGKNKNLDIKNGLVMMAAVLAFTLVGSYVSSLVPSTAMGGFSTFMTLLLGIKFIVRPVMTTKASMEGVSVRKRIIQSLVCGSVVGFICGFVGAGGGMMMLLLLTSVLGYELKTAVGTSVFIMTFTALTGSASHFVIGGLPEITTFVFCVASTLLWARIAAKFANKAEPIVLNRVTGVVLTVLGVAILAVNYL
- a CDS encoding CvpA family protein, with product MSKSKKLKRRIILIAVLAAIVFLYYYIELPAINIHSGGFWGFMILIAILLVAVLRVLPLIKRSQEDGISPDFRGDKPLRVGIIIVGALILIFIIGSILSSPIVNAGKYQKLLTVQEGDFASDIEEVDIKTIPLLDKDSATLLGNRKMGSMADMVSQFEVADDYSQINYQDAPVRVSPLTYASPIKWLTNQSSGIPAYMKIDMATQDTELVKLDKPIRYSKGEHFNRNIYRHLRFKYPTYIFDNLFFEIDDEGTPWYICSVKKFTIGLFGGQTIGRVVLCNAQTGECQDLAVEDVPQWVDKVYSAELLTQFYDYYGTLKHGWLNSVLGQKDCLTTTDGYNYLAIDDDVWVYTGVTSVTGDQSIVGFVLMNQRTKETKFYSVTGAVENSAMGSAEGQVQNLGYRATFPLLLNISDQPTYFLALKDDSGLVKKYALVNVQKYQIVAIGDTVSECQENYAKLLATNDIGTEVKESQSARGIIEKMVQVVVEGNTHFYIMLEGDENLYDVNVAENLDVLRFDVGDRITIEYTEGVDSCIVSEIK